The Salvia miltiorrhiza cultivar Shanhuang (shh) chromosome 1, IMPLAD_Smil_shh, whole genome shotgun sequence genome has a window encoding:
- the LOC130993581 gene encoding uncharacterized protein LOC130993581, with product MGSLPASDDLLHYPAARRDDSVVDYYHGVAVHDPYRWLEDPDSEETKEFVEKQMKLTDFMLSRCETREKLGEKLRKVYDFPRYDAPFRAGDKYFYFHNSGLQPQRVLYIQDNVDGEAEVLLDPNTFSEDGTVALNGIQVSVDAKYLAYGITCSGSDWVTIKVMQIQDNIIQPDTLSWVKFSDISWTHDSKGFFYSRYPAPVDGEKLDAGTETDANVNHQVFYHFVGSDQCEDILCWSDPHNPKHTRSASVTEDGKYVLLYTMKDCDPVNMLYYCDLSALPNGLQVYKSKRELLPFVKLIDAFDASYNYVANDGTVFTFHTNKDAPRYKLVRVDVKENPTSWTEVVGEDGRDVLVSAVAVNRSQILVSYLSDVKSVLQLRDLATGSFLRRLPLDIGTVYQISARRKDSVAFVGFTSFLVPGIVYRCDLGSEVPEMKILRENVISGFDRADFEVRQVFFPSKDGTKIPMFIVARNGIRLDGSHPCLLYAYGGFNVSITPSFNVSRAVIAKHLGLLFCIANLRGGGEYGEEWHRAGCLSRKQNVFDDFISAAEYLVSAGYTQPRKLCIEGGSNGGLLIGASINQRPDLFGCALAHVGVMDMLRFHKFTIGHAWTSEFGCSDNEEEFQWIIKYSPLHNVRRPCDKAKQYPGTMVLTADHDDRVVPLHSLKFIATMQHVLCSPHTNPMIARVERKAGHGAGKPTNKLIDEAADRYSFMAKMVGASWID from the exons ATGGGATCGCTGCCCGCCTCCGACGACCTACTACACTATCCGGCTGCTCGTCGTGATGACTCCGTCGTCGACTACTACCACGGTGTTGCGGTCCACGATCCTTATCGatg GCTGGAAGATCCTGATAGTGAGGAGACGAAGGAATTTGTGGAAAAGCAGATGAAATTGACGGATTTTATGCTTTCAAGATGCGAAACAAGAGAAAAACTTGGTGAAAAGCTGAGAAAAGTGTATGATTTCCCAAGATATGATGCTCCATTTAGGGCGGGagataaatatttttacttCCATAACTCCGGTCTACAGCCGCAAAGGGTCCTATACATCCAG GATAATGTGGATGGAGAAGCAGAGGTTTTGCTTGATCCAAACACATTTAGTGAGGATGGCACTGTGGCTCTAAATGGTATCCAAGTTAGTGTTGATGCAAAATACTTAGCATATGGAATCACTTGCAGTGGAAGTGATTGGGTCACCATTAAAGTCATGCAAATTCAAGACAACATCATACAGCCTGATACTCTTTCTTGG GTTAAATTTTCTGACATTAGTTGGACACATGACAGCAAAGGTTTCTTCTACTCACGTTATCCAGCGCCCGT GGATGGAGAGAAGTTGGATGCTGGTACAGAGACGGATGCGAATGTAAATCATCAAGTGTTTTACCACTTTGTTGGTAGTGATCAGTGTGAGGATATACTATGTTGGAGCGATCCACACAATCCTAAGCATACGCGCTCTGCCTCAGTCACCGAGGATGGCAAG taTGTTCTTCTCTACACCATGAAGGACTGCGATCCCGTCAACATGCTCTACTACTGCGACCTCTCCGCGCTACCCAATGGCCTCCAAGTCTACAAATCCAAAAGAGAATTGCTCCCATTTGTGAAACTCATCGATGCATTTGATGCATCTTACAACTATGTAGCAAATGATGGCACAGTTTTCACATTCCACACCAACAAGGATGCCCCAAGATACAAGCTGGTTCGAGTCGACGTCAAAGAAAACCCAACTTCTTGGACTGAAGTAGTCGGAGAAGACGGCAGAGACGTGCTCGTATCCGCCGTGGCCGTCAACAGGAGCCAGATTCTGGTGAGCTATTTGAGCGACGTGAAGAGTGTGCTGCAGCTGAGGGATTTGGCGACGGGCTCGTTCCTGAGGCGCCTGCCGCTCGACATCGGGACCGTGTACCAGATCTCAGCGCGCCGCAAGGACAGCGTCGCGTTTGTCGGGTTCACGAGTTTCCTAGTTCCGGGTATTGTGTATAGGTGCGACCTCGGGTCGGAGGTGCCGGAGATGAAGATCCTCAGAGAGAATGTCATCTCCGGTTTCGATAGGGCGGATTTTGAAGTCCGACAG GTCTTCTTCCCCAGCAAAGACGGCACGAAGATACCGATGTTCATCGTGGCGAGAAACGGCATCCGCCTCGACGGATCGCACCCCTGCTTGCTGTACGCATACGGAGGATTCAACGTCAGCATCACTCCATCTTTCAACGTCAGCCGCGCTGTCATCGCTAAGCATTTGGGCCTGCTCTTCTGCATCGCCAACCTACGCGGTGGCGGAGAATACGGCGAGGAATGGCACAGAGCCGGCTGCCTTTCCAGGAAGCAGAACGTCTTCGACGACTTCATATCCGCCGCCGAGTACCTCGTCTCCGCCGGCTACACTCAGCCGAGGAAGCTCTGCATTGAAGGTGGCAGCAATGGCGGCCTTCTCATTGGGGCCTCTATTAACCAg AGACCTGATTTATTTGGTTGTGCTCTTGCTCATGTTGGCGTGATGGATATGCTGAGGTTTCACAAGTTTACTATTG GGCATGCTTGGACATCCGAGTTTGGATGTTCGGATAACGAGGAGGAGTTCCAATGGATAATCAA gtaCTCGCCATTGCATAATGTGAGGAGGCCGTGTGATAAAGCGAAGCAGTATCCGGGCACCATGGTGTTGACGGCGGACCACGACGACCGAGTTGTGCCGCTGCACTCGCTCAAGTTCATCGCG ACGATGCAACATGTCCTATGCAGTCCTCACACGAATCCGATGATTGCTCGCGTAGAGCGTAAGGCGGGCCATGGAGCAGGAAAGCCTACCAACAAACTG ATCGATGAAGCTGCAGACAGGTACAGCTTCATGGCCAAGATGGTGGGTGCATCGTGGATCGACTAA
- the LOC130993589 gene encoding rop guanine nucleotide exchange factor 1-like produces MADSVASRSDDEFEELQSRRFDDCYSLSADVSESESSTSSAATFSSDHRPELACNSECLTPPAIMLPVVGGRHVVYPAEKRETDKPEPPELSEAELMKERFAKLLLGEDMSGGGKGVSTALAISNAITNLAASVFGELWKLEPLAPQRKLMWQREMEWLLCVSDAIVELVPSVQEFPGGGSFEIMVTQQRSDLYVNLPALKKLDGLLISILDRFRDTEFYYVDRGIIVADGEHIKAYQSSPSSTRPSITLEEKWWLPFPKVPANGLSDESRMILQQCKECTQQIFKAALAINSSVLLDMEVPQVYFDTLPKSEKACLGDVLYRYITADQFSPDCLLDYLDLSSEYSTLEIANRLETAVHFWRLKYQKKKKLNHAKTSLFWGSTVKGLVGDAEKSKLFAHRADTLLKNLKLHFPGLPQTSLDMSKIQYNKDVGQSILESYSRVLESLAFNLLARIDDLLYVDDATRRRSMAESLSMLSRRGSVGAHHDLYNQNSLTSFSNQSSFSSSSLIGSPFRYSIPVTQRPSRLRRSVSHPASVNPNGIAVENLSL; encoded by the exons atGGCTGACAGCGTCGCTTCTCGGTCGGATGACGAGTTCGAGGAGCTACAGTCGCGCCGTTTCGACGACTGTTACAGCCTGAGCGCCGACGTCAGCGAGTCGGAGAGTTCGACGTCGAGCGCCGCCACGTTCTCCTCCGATCACAGGCCGGAGCTGGCTTGCAATTCGGAGTGTTTGACGCCGCCGGCGATCATGCTGCCGGTTGTGGGGGGTAGACACGTCGTCTATCCAGCGGAGAAGCGGGAAACGGATAAGCCTGAGCCGCCTGAACTTTCTG AGGCTGAGTTGATGAAGGAACGGTTTGCAAAGTTGTTGCTTGGTGAGGACATGTCTGGTGGAGGGAAGGGAGTAAGTACTGCTCTGGCAATCTCCAATGCAATCACTAATCTTGCTG CTAGTGTATTTGGAGAGCTCTGGAAGTTGGAACCGCTGGCTCCACAGAGGAAATTAATGTGGCAGCGAGAGATGGAGTGGCTTTTGTGTGTTAGTGACGCCATTGTTGAGCTTGTTCCATCTGTTCAAGAATTCCCAGGTGGTGGGAGCTTTGAGATTATGGTGACTCAACAAAGATCCGACTTATATGTGAACCTTCCAGCGCTCAAGAAACTAGATGGGCTGTTGATTAGCATCTTAGATAGGTTTCGTGACACTGAGTTTTACTATGTTGATCGAGGTATCATTGTTGCTGATGGTGAACACATTAAAGCATATCAAAGCTCACCATCTTCCACGAGGCCTTCCATAACACTTGAGGAAAAGTGGTGGTTGCCTTTCCCAAAGGTTCCAGCAAATGGCTTGTCGGATGAATCGAGAATGATTTTGCAACAGTGCAAGGAGTGCACGCAGCAAATCTTCAAAGCTGCTCTGGCAATCAATAGCAGTGTGCTTTTAGATATGGAAGTGccacaagtttactttgacacCTTGCCTAAG aGTGAGAAGGCTTGTTTAGGCGATGTCCTCTACCGTTACATAACTGCAGACCAGTTCTCCCCAGACTGTCTTCTTGATTATCTGGATCTTTCATCAGAATATAGTACTTTGGAAATAGCAAATAGGCTTGAGACTGCCGTTCACTTTTGGAGGCTGAAATaccagaagaagaagaagctaaACCATGCGAAAACAAGCCTATTCTGGGGAAGCACGGTGAAGGGCCTCGTAGGTGATGCTGAAAAGAGTAAACTCTTTGCTCATCGAGCTGATACGCTGCTCAAGAACTTAAAGCTGCACTTCCCTGGCCTCCCACAGACATCTCTTGACATGAGCAAGATTCAGTATAACAAG GATGTTGGGCAGTCGATTCTCGAAAGCTACTCGAGGGTGCTGGAAAGCTTAGCCTTCAACTTATTGGCAAGGATTGACGATCTTCTGTACGTAGACGATGCCACCAGGCGACGCTCAATGGCAGAGTCGCTCTCCATGCTCAGCCGCAGAGGTTCAGTGGGTGCTCATCATGATCTGTATAACCAAAACTCTCTCACTTCATTCTCAAACCAAAGCTCCTTCTCATCATCATCACTCATAGGATCTCCCTTCCGTTACTCGATCCCAGTAACTCAGCGGCCCAGTAGACTACGCCGTTCAGTTAGCCATCCTGCCTCTGTCAATCCAAACGGCATAGCAGTAGAGAATCTGAGCCTGTGA